Proteins encoded by one window of Canis lupus dingo isolate Sandy chromosome 10, ASM325472v2, whole genome shotgun sequence:
- the LOC118355888 gene encoding activator of 90 kDa heat shock protein ATPase homolog 2-like, with protein MAMHMTELFDTTIEQLYNIFTTKDLVQQFSISPAVLEAEKGGKFQIFDGNITGEYIESLTNKNIVMKWRCGNCQKVCY; from the exons ATGGCAATGCACATGACAGAACTGTTTGACACAACTATAGAGCAACTGTACAACATCTTCACCACAAAAGAT TTGGTGCAACAATTTTCTATATCTCCTGCGGTATTAGAAGCTGAGAAGGGGGGGAAATTCCAAATATTTGATGGGAACATCACTGGTGAATATATAGAATCG ttgacaaataaaaatattgtcatGAAATGGAGATGTGGGAACTGCCAGAAGGTATGTTATTAG